From a single Coriobacteriia bacterium genomic region:
- a CDS encoding nicotinate phosphoribosyltransferase: protein MASQTATGYAPNGSSTIGLLTDLYEITMAEGYWRNGMAGGEACFTAFFRENPYHGGFTLVCGTGQLPEMVERFRYSAEDIAYLRSLQAPGGGPMFGGDFLDWLADWRPRLTIDALPEGELAFPHEPVVRVMGPLIDCQLIEAPLLNLVNFQTLVATKAARVCLAADGRPVAEFGLRRAQGPDGGLSASRATYVGGCSSTSNVLAGSRFGVPVSGTHAHAWVMAFPDELTAFRAYAQANPKNCALLVDTYDVVTGVRNAITVGHEMEARGEHLSSIRIDSGDLCALSKRARAMLDEAGLPDVKIVLSNDLDEDLIQSLLSQGAAVDAFGVGTKLTTCAGQPFLAGVYKMSAKRASRDEPWQPVIKVSEQVYKRTIPGIQDVRRFFAADGHPVADMICEQDYPLGAPASIVDVNDPLLTSELEGLEERRMLVTLVRDGEPVAGAWDGLEASRDRARASLAALSPSCKRFLNPQVYPVGIERGLAELRGRMIAEARQAAGGRTWR, encoded by the coding sequence ATGGCATCGCAGACCGCGACCGGGTACGCACCGAACGGCTCGTCGACGATCGGCCTGCTGACCGACCTGTACGAGATCACGATGGCCGAGGGCTACTGGCGAAACGGCATGGCGGGCGGCGAGGCCTGCTTCACGGCGTTTTTCCGCGAGAATCCCTACCACGGCGGCTTCACGCTCGTATGCGGCACGGGCCAGCTGCCTGAGATGGTCGAGCGCTTCCGCTACTCTGCCGAGGACATCGCGTACCTGCGCTCGCTGCAAGCCCCTGGCGGCGGCCCCATGTTTGGTGGCGACTTCCTCGACTGGCTGGCCGACTGGCGCCCGCGCCTGACGATCGACGCGCTGCCCGAGGGAGAGCTCGCGTTTCCGCACGAACCCGTTGTGCGCGTCATGGGCCCGCTCATCGACTGCCAGCTCATCGAGGCGCCGCTGCTCAACCTCGTGAACTTCCAGACGCTCGTCGCCACGAAGGCCGCCCGCGTCTGCCTGGCCGCCGACGGGCGCCCCGTCGCTGAGTTCGGCCTGCGCCGAGCCCAGGGACCCGACGGAGGCCTGTCGGCCTCGCGCGCCACGTATGTCGGCGGGTGCTCGTCGACGTCCAACGTGCTGGCGGGCAGCCGCTTTGGCGTGCCGGTGTCGGGCACGCACGCGCACGCCTGGGTCATGGCCTTTCCCGACGAACTGACGGCGTTTCGCGCCTATGCGCAGGCCAACCCCAAGAACTGCGCGCTGCTCGTTGACACATACGACGTCGTGACCGGCGTGCGCAACGCCATCACGGTCGGCCACGAGATGGAGGCGCGCGGCGAGCACCTGAGCTCCATCCGCATCGACTCGGGCGACCTGTGCGCGCTGTCGAAGCGCGCCCGCGCCATGCTTGACGAGGCCGGGCTGCCCGACGTCAAGATCGTGCTCTCAAACGACCTGGACGAGGACCTCATCCAGTCGCTGCTGTCGCAGGGCGCCGCCGTCGACGCGTTCGGCGTCGGCACGAAGCTGACGACCTGCGCCGGCCAGCCGTTCCTCGCGGGCGTCTACAAGATGTCGGCGAAGCGCGCGTCGCGCGACGAGCCGTGGCAGCCCGTCATCAAGGTGAGTGAGCAGGTGTACAAGCGCACGATTCCCGGCATCCAGGACGTGCGCCGCTTCTTCGCCGCCGACGGACACCCCGTCGCCGACATGATCTGCGAGCAGGACTACCCGCTTGGCGCGCCGGCCAGCATCGTCGACGTTAACGACCCTCTGTTGACAAGCGAGCTCGAGGGCCTCGAGGAGAGGCGCATGCTCGTGACGCTCGTGCGCGACGGCGAGCCGGTCGCGGGGGCGTGGGACGGGCTGGAGGCGTCGCGGGACCGAGCGCGCGCGTCGCTGGCGGCGCTGAGCCCCTCGTGCAAGCGCTTCCTCAACCCGCAGGTCTACCCCGTGGGCATCGAGCGCGGTCTCGCCGAGCTGCGCGGCCGCATGATCGCCGAGGCGCGCCAGGCCGCCGGCGGCCGCACGTGGCGCTAG
- a CDS encoding beta-lactamase family protein: MARSTGHTAVVLAAVVLACLLLTCAVLAGPLCAATASASEASGPDDSDAPSELAVALDDIMAERGDDAPATVIVADAGGVVEQRLYGTTDGATPTTGDAVFSWGHVSDELVWVAVMQLVEQGELRLEDAVSSRLPDGVTLPQGYGSLTLLDLMNHATGLNVSPAMGTTEAEDIGSSSIAALLAGFDVQGAFDIGELVAYSPYNVALAAAAVEQASGEDICSYVQEHIFDVLELSDTAVKAGGRPSRMARSADARTAALGSRLVSTPDLLEESLVGVTGRPALTCLGTADDLARFELALLGGDGASALFEDPATGAELLSVTRTYPSSGVERIAHGLFALPGAPGVYGIAGSSSGYTSVAFVEPASGVAVVVLAARSSVQDEALTAVRRAFGVGDGLEANVPASDGDAAEGEERDLSAWSGIYEVASHPAHGITKILSVFQRTLVDARSDGTVFINLEDTDALGSGVVARDGGTDAWNALYRFYVGVASGREFSQVTSDAYALPLSTLTLEVTLLVGGAVALLVCGGYATIALAGAVRARMRGRRNVTQVVCVVLSLMTSAAAIWVLTILLGPGAERVLLSLVVTRVLSLVYVVVALALLLWLVVTRWRGTFREPRRLLGCALVGASSVVMVLNFVYWEMLP; encoded by the coding sequence ATGGCGCGTAGCACGGGCCACACGGCGGTCGTGCTGGCGGCAGTAGTGCTTGCCTGCCTGTTGCTGACGTGCGCCGTTCTCGCGGGGCCTCTCTGCGCCGCGACGGCGAGCGCGTCAGAGGCGAGCGGCCCCGATGACAGTGACGCGCCGTCCGAGCTCGCGGTCGCCCTCGACGACATCATGGCGGAGCGGGGGGACGACGCCCCCGCAACCGTCATCGTGGCGGACGCGGGCGGCGTTGTGGAGCAACGGCTGTACGGCACGACGGACGGTGCGACGCCCACGACAGGCGACGCCGTGTTCTCGTGGGGCCACGTCTCAGACGAGCTCGTGTGGGTCGCTGTCATGCAGCTTGTCGAGCAGGGGGAACTGCGCCTGGAAGACGCCGTCTCCTCGCGCCTGCCCGACGGCGTGACGCTGCCGCAGGGCTATGGATCGCTGACTCTGCTCGACCTCATGAACCACGCGACGGGCCTCAACGTGAGCCCAGCCATGGGCACGACAGAGGCCGAGGACATCGGCTCGTCGTCCATCGCCGCGCTGCTCGCGGGCTTCGACGTGCAGGGGGCGTTCGACATCGGCGAGCTTGTCGCATACTCGCCGTACAACGTGGCGCTCGCCGCTGCGGCTGTCGAGCAGGCGAGCGGCGAGGACATCTGCTCATACGTGCAGGAGCACATATTCGACGTGCTGGAGCTCAGCGACACCGCCGTCAAGGCGGGCGGTCGTCCCTCGCGCATGGCACGCTCGGCGGACGCACGCACCGCTGCGCTGGGCAGCCGCCTCGTGTCGACACCCGACCTCCTCGAGGAGTCGCTCGTCGGCGTCACGGGGCGGCCGGCACTGACGTGCCTGGGCACGGCTGACGACCTTGCCCGCTTCGAGCTTGCGCTGCTGGGGGGCGATGGCGCCTCTGCGCTGTTCGAGGACCCTGCGACGGGCGCGGAGCTCCTGTCCGTGACGCGCACCTATCCGAGCAGCGGCGTCGAGCGCATCGCGCACGGCCTGTTCGCTCTGCCCGGCGCTCCGGGCGTGTACGGTATCGCCGGCAGCTCGTCGGGTTACACGTCCGTCGCGTTTGTCGAGCCGGCGAGTGGCGTTGCCGTCGTCGTGCTGGCAGCACGCTCCTCCGTGCAGGATGAGGCGCTGACGGCCGTGCGGCGTGCGTTTGGCGTCGGCGACGGGCTCGAGGCGAACGTCCCTGCCTCTGACGGCGACGCTGCCGAGGGGGAGGAGCGCGACCTGTCGGCATGGAGCGGCATCTACGAGGTCGCGAGCCATCCCGCCCACGGCATCACGAAGATCCTGAGCGTCTTTCAGCGCACGCTCGTCGACGCGCGCTCTGATGGGACGGTTTTCATCAACCTCGAGGACACCGACGCACTGGGCTCCGGCGTTGTCGCTCGCGATGGCGGGACGGACGCGTGGAACGCCCTGTACCGCTTCTACGTAGGCGTCGCGAGCGGCCGCGAGTTTTCCCAGGTGACAAGCGACGCGTACGCGCTGCCGCTCTCGACGCTGACGCTCGAGGTCACGCTGCTTGTCGGTGGTGCCGTCGCCTTGCTCGTGTGCGGGGGGTACGCCACGATCGCCCTTGCGGGCGCCGTGCGGGCGCGCATGCGGGGCCGGCGCAACGTGACGCAGGTCGTGTGCGTCGTTCTCTCCCTCATGACGTCGGCGGCGGCCATCTGGGTGCTCACGATCCTTCTCGGCCCCGGTGCGGAGCGCGTGCTGCTGTCGCTCGTCGTGACGCGCGTGCTGAGCCTCGTGTACGTCGTCGTGGCGCTCGCGCTGCTGCTGTGGCTCGTCGTGACGCGCTGGCGAGGGACGTTCCGCGAGCCGCGGCGCCTGCTGGGCTGCGCCCTCGTCGGCGCGTCCAGCGTCGTCATGGTGCTCAACTTCGTGTATTGGGAGATGCTGCCATAG